GGATGTCCGTGATCGTCCGGTCGGAACCGTTGGTCACCTCGAGGGTGACGGTGACGGGCTGGCCCGGCGGTGCGGGCGTCGGCGTCACGGTCCTGGTCGCGACGAGTTCGTCGGGCACTCGAACGCGGGACAGCGAGCCGTAGGCGACGAAGACGAGCGGGATGACTGCTCCGAGCAGGAGGACGGGGTTTCCGTCGGCGATTCCGGCGACGGCGAGTGCAACCGTCGCCGCGATGGCTCCGCGCCAACGCACCCGTCGGTCGATCACGCGTCGGTCACCTCTCGGTCTCCGTCTCGGGTATCGTCGGCTCGTTCATCACCATCATCATCAGCTCGATTTCCATCGTTTCGTTCCTCGTCTCCCCGCTCGGATTCGGTCCCGATTCGAGGCCGAACCGGTTGCGGTCCGCGAGCGGTCGCCCGCGGCTCGACGGCCCGCTGCAGGCGGCCGTCCGCTCCGCGCTGGAGGTCCTCGAGACGCGGCTGGAGCACCGGGACGGTCCGTGGGGCAGTCTGGCCCGGCACCGTCGGCAGGGCGTCGTCGGCCACCTCGGCGACCGCATTCGTCGCCTGGCGGGCCCGCCGGCGCACGACGCGTTCAGGGTACAGCCACGCGCGAACACGCTCGCGGAGCGGCCGGATCGGCGGCTCGATCTCCGCCGCGAGGACGCTGGCGGCGACCGGATCGTCGGTCCAGGTTCCGTCCGCGAGCGCCGCCTCCGCATCCGATCGCGACCGGCCGCCCTGCTCGAGGGCGTCGAGCAACGCCGTCCGGAGCGGCGGCCGAACAACTTCGAGGCCGTCGTCGATAGTGCCCGAATCACGGGCCGTTTCGCCGGCCGTCTCGATCACGCCGGCCAGCGCGTCACTCGAGAGGGCGGGGTCGCGGTCGGTTCGCTCGGGGGCCGGATTCGCAACGGTTCGTCGGCCGCCCAGGGCACTGCCGGCGCGTCCGCCGTCGTATCGAGCGAGCCGCGGACCTTCCAGAGGCTGAGGCCGAGCGCGACGAGCGCGAGCAGGACGACGAGGCCACCAGTGCCGTCCGATCCACCGGAGCCGCTGAGACCGACGATCGTCCCGATCGCGACGAACGCCAGCCCGCACAGGACGATGACGATCTGGCGACGCCGTCTCATGACTCTCCCTCCGTATCGGACTCCATTTCGCGAGTCCGTTCCGTCGGGGACGCCGACCGGCCCTCGTCGCCATCTCGTTCAGCCGCCTCTTTCTCGTCCGCGGTTGCTTCCGTCTCGGCCGCTCGAGCGTGTTCGACCGCGTCGTAGGCCTCGGCCGCTCGTTCGCGATGGCTTCGCGAGCGGGGCCGACCACCGTACTCCACCTCGCGGAAGAGCGTCGTCAGTTTGCGAACCGGCTCGCGGGGATACCCCTTCGAGAGCGCGCGGCGTTCGATCTCGCCGGGAGTGCGCGTTCGCCAGCGTCCCGGCGCGACCCGGCGTGCGAACGCCCGCCACAGCTCGCGGAACGAGAGCGTTTCGTCCGCCGCGGAACTCGTTTCTCCCGTCGCCGCCGGGTCCATGGCTGCCTCCGTGTCGTCGTCCGCAACTGCCGTTTCGGACGCGTCCTCGTCGGATCGGAACATCACCACGCCGACAACGGCGAGCGCAACGGTGACGAGAATTGCCCCCGGACACCGTCGACAACGTAGCCGCCCGCGATCAGCGGCAGTGCCCCGATTCCCGCTGCAGCCGCCCGCAGTGGCAGCGTTCGAGCGGTCGCGAGCGCCGTCTCGAACTCGGACCGTATGCGTCCCGGAAGCGTCCTCAGCCAGGCAGCGAAATGCGTCCACAGCTCCCGTCCGGACCGGGGCAGCGACCGGAGCCACTCACGGGCGGTTCCGGCCAGCGCATGCATCCACTCGAGGAGCACCTCGAGTCGGTCGACGACACCTATTGCGAGAGCGACGAGTCGGGACGTGAATCGGTCCAGCCAGTCGCGGGACGAGGGACGGTCGCGGACGCTGGGGCTGGGCGGGCCCCGACCGGACCGCGATAGACCGACGCCGAGTCCGAGCAGACAGACGCCGCCGAGTACGGCGAGCCCGGCCCACTGCCCGTAGAACGCCTCGGTGACGAGCACTGCGGTTAGTGCCGCTGTCCCACCGAGAACGGCGATCGGCCCACGTCGGCCGTACCGGCGATAGGAGAGTGCTGCCAGTCCGGCGATGAGACTCGAGAGCAGGAGCGCGGGCCCGCCGTAGGAACCGACGAGCGAGACACTCGCGGTCTGGCGCTCCGTGCTGACCGTCACCGTCGTGGTCGGATCGAGCGGCAGTCCGGTCGCCAGTCGACCGTCGGCGTCCGTCGTCCCGACCTCCTTGCCGTCGACGGTCACCGCGGCACCCTCGACCGGCTCGCCGTTGATCGTGGCTTCGATGGCACCGGGACTGCCCGGAACCGGTGCGATGCCGTCGGGGGAAAATGCCGTCTCGAGCAACAGGACGTCGACCGTCGTCGTCCCCGCGAAGTCGCCGCGGGCGACCTCGATCTCGAGCGCGTCGGTGCCGTCATCGGGCACCGTCACCGTGGCCCGTCCCTCGCCGTCCGTCTCCCCGACCGCGGTGCCGTCGACGGAGACGGTCGCCTCGCGCATCGGTACGTCCTCGATCGTCGCCTCGACGGTGATCGTCTTGCCGGGGTAGGGGTCGCCGTCGACGTCGATTTCGACCTCGCCGTCGACCGCGTAAGTCCCGGTAGCGTTCCCCGACGCCCCATCCTGTATGCTCGCCACAGGTGCGACCGATGATGCGAGGACGGGAGCGTTCGAAACCGACGGTGACACCGACGCCGCGGGTCCCGTCGCGGTCGCCGCCGGTACACCGTGGCTCACACTCGGTGTTGCTCCGATTCCGGTTTCCGATTCGCCTGACTGCCGACCGTCGACATCGGACTGCCGAACGTCGTCGGACTGGTGACTCGCAGCCTCGGTCGTCATGGACGACGTCAGCGACGTCGACGTCCCGGCGCGACACGTCGCGTCGGTCCCCGCTCCGACGCGGATGACCAGTTCCTCGACGTACGGTACCTCGCCGGTCACCCGTCCCATTTCGTCCGTCTCCCCGACCCGTTGCTCGCCGAACCACACCGGCGTCTCGGTGAGCGGTTCGCCCTCGTACCGGATCGTCGCCGTGAGCTGGCTGCCGGGGACCGGATCGCGATCCAGCATGATGACGCACTGTGGCTCCCCCTCGGTCTCCCTCGGCGGCTCGATATCACCGTCGCCGCGATCGAGGTTGAGCCACTCGAGCAATCGTCGCCAGTCAAAGTCACCGCCCGGCCCGTCGCCGGGCTCGCCGTCGCTGTCGCCGCCGTCCTCGGGCCTGTTGACGTCGGTGTCCCTATCGGTATCTGGGTCGAAATCGATATCCGGCAAGATTCCGTCCCAGTCGACGTCGAACCCGGGGCTCGAGTCGCTCTCGCTGCTGCCGGTCATTCCGGGCGCGAACGCGGCCGCCAGCACGAGTGCGAGTCCTGCCAGCACGATGAACGAGACCTGCCGGTAATCGGCTCCGCCGTCCGCGGCGTCATCTGATTCGTCAGGTGTGGCGTCGGACACGTGGACTCACTCCGTTCGCGGTCGGCGCGGCGACCGACCTGTCGATATCACAATGAGTGTGTATGGAACCTACCCCACAATGAAGGTACACGTTCGTGACCGACTCTCGATCCCTTGGTCCGCCGGGTCTCGTTCGGAATCGCCGCCTCGATACCGCCGCGAACCGCGGTTACCGTCAGCGCCGGGTCTCGTTCGGAATCGCCGCCTCGATACCGCCGCGAACCGCGGTTACCGTCAGCGCCGCGCCTCGAGTTCGGCCTCGAGGTCCGACAGCTCCATGTCCTTCATCGCGAGCAGGACGAGCAGATGGTAGACGATGTCGGCACTCTCGTGGGCGATCTCCTCGTGATCGTTGTCTTTCGCGGCCAGCACGAGTTCGGTCGTCTCCTCGCCGAGCTTCTCTAACACCTCGTTCTCGCCTTTCTCGTGGGTGAACAGCGAGGCGGTGTAGGAGTCCTCGGGCAACGTTTCCTTCCGGTCTTCGATGACGGCGAACAGTTCTTCCAGCGTCTCATCCATCTAGATCTCACCCGACACGTTGCGGATGTCTTCGAGTTCGTCAAACTTTTCGCTGTCGTCTCGGCTGTCCTCGAAAACGTCCTCCGTGATCTCGATCGCGGCGTTCGTCCGGGCGGCAAGCGCGAGCGAATCGCTCGGTCGGGCATCGATGACCGTCTCGCCGCGGGGCGTCTCGAGGTGGATGTCGGCAATGTAGGTGCCACCCTGACCGTCGCCGCGCTTCTCGATCTCGTTGACGACGATGTGGTCAATCCGGCTGCCCAGTTCCTCCATGACGTCGAGCAGGAGGTCGTGGGTTAGCGGCCGCCCGATGTCTTCGGCCTCGAGACCGCGAGCGATACTGGTCGCCTCGCTGAAGCCGATGAAGATCGGCACGACGTCGCTTTCGTCCTCGATGGCGAGGACGACGACTGGGACCGGTCCCTCGGGGGTCCCCGCGACGCGAACGGCGTCGATGGATGCCTGCATAGCCACACCGTCGGGGGGAAGGGAGAAAACATGTCCGGTCGCGAATGCATGCACGGCGGGACTGGCTGACGGTTCTGACCGGCTCGGCTCGGGTGAGGGCCGGGAGATGCCAGCGTCGCCCTCATCAATTCACTACCACGTCGTTCTCGCGGACGCGTTCGACGTTGAAGATCCGCCAAACATCGTCTTCCGGGCGTAACTCGTAGGACCGCGGCGTTCGATCGCCGTTCAGTTCGCGATCGAACTCGAGAATGACGCGGTCGTGATCGTCTCGGACGCGGTCGATCTCACCGGCGACCGAGAGGTCGCCGTGGGCAATCATCGCCAGTTCCTTCCGCGAGAATTCCTCGGCGAGGGTCCGGGAGTGATACAGTTCGCGGGCGTGATCGCCCTTGCCGGCGTCCAACAGTTCGAAAAACCGACGGATGACGGCCTCCGGCGAGCGGCCGACCGCCTCCTCATCAGCGTCGGCCGACCGTCCGTCGGTCCCCGTCTGGCCGTCATCGTCCACGCTCCGGAGGTGGCGACGGTGTTCGCCGAAGTCGATCGAGCGCAGGAGCTGTCCCCGTGCGCCGAACTCCTGCTCGAGCGCGCGGACGACATGGCGCATTTCGATGCGCCGGTCGTCGCCGGCCGCGAGGATCGCGGCCGTCTGGCCGATCTTCCTGATCTGGCCGCCGGTGAGATCCAGCGATGAGAGGAACTCGTAGTCGAGGTCGCCGAGCGGCGCGTCGTCGGGGAAGACGCCCGCCCAGATCGCCTCGCGGACGGGTCCCTTCGGACGCGTGAACGTCACTGTATGGTCGATCCGGCGCTCGAACGCGGAGTCGATGTTCGACGCGTGGTTGGTGGTGAGCACGACGACGCCGTCGTAGCTCTCGATGCGCTGGAGGAGGTAGTTGACCTCGACGTTGGCGTAGCGGTCGGTCGCGTCGGACACCTCCGCGCGGTCGCCGAAGATCGAGTCGGCCTCGTCGAACAGCAGGATGGCGTTGGAGTGGTTCGCCGCCCGAAAGATCCTCTCTAAGTTCTCCTCGGTCTCGCCGATGTACTTCGAGACGACCGAGGAGAGGTCGATCTTGTAGAGGGCCATCCCGACGTCGTCGGCCAGCACCTCCGCGGCCATCGTCTTGCCCGTCCCCGATTTCCCCTTGAAGAGGGCGACGACGCCGGTCCCGCGGGCGAACTCCTCCGCGAAGCCCCACTCCCTGTAGACGCGGGCCCGGTTCGCGATGTGGTCCCGGATCAGCCGGAGTTCGCGGTTGGTCTTCTCCCGGAGCTGGATGTCGTCCCAGTCGCTGGCGGGCTCGATCCGCTGGGCGAGCTCGCCCAGCCCGCCGGCCGACTGGGCGCGACACCCCTCGTAGATATCGTCGGCCGTGAGGTCGTCGCCGCTCGCCAGCGACCGCGCCGTCGCCAGCGCCGCCTCGAGTTGCCCTCGCGTGAGTTCGAAGGTACCTGCGAGCACCGCGGGCTCGAGGTCCGCCGGGAGCTCGTCCGCCCGGTCCTCCCAGAACGCCCGTCGTGTCTCGATCGAGGGGCGGGGAAACTCGAGGATAGCGTCGACGCCGACGGTCGTCCCCGTCGGCCGCCACGCCTCGGTCCCGGTCACGAACAGGTCGCAGTGGAGGTCGGAAAACCGATCGAAAATCTCCTCGAGCGTGCGGTCGCTCTCGCGCTCGCTGAGCACGTCGGCGTCGGTGAGATGTACCGGACAGTCTTGTAGGAGCGCTTCCCGGTGGAGGCGCTCGACGGCGTCGGCCTCGAGCACGGCCGGCAGCGAGGCGCGGAGCAATCGATCGTCCGCCAGCGCGTTGATCGCCGCCTCGCGTTCGTCGTCGTCCGGTCCGTAGAAATAGTAGCGGCCGCTCGAGTCGGCGTCGACGCGCTCGAGCCGGTCGCGGAGGGCCGACTCGAGCGGGAGGTCCTCGAGGGTTCGATCGGGCGTGGAGAGGGCGGCCACGTGCTCGAGCGCGGGGTCGAGGTCGACGTGGCCCTCGAGATACGACACCAGTCGCTGATCGACGGTCACGAGGCGGTGTTGGCGGGAGCGACTCGGTTCTACTGGGTCAGAAAGTCTCACTAGATCGTGCTGACGAAGGAGTGAACTGGGGCCGATGAGTGCCGTAGCAGCTAGGCCTTCCTCCTCGGTTCGAGAGAAGAGTTCGGTGATCAGACCGACAGTTGGATGTGTTACCGTATCACCGTGCAATTCACGGAAGAAGTCTTGATAATCCGCGTCGACCTCAGGGGCGAGTGAGAGCAAGAACACGTCGAGATGGGCTCGAGAGAGATCGAATCGATCGGTCAGGATCCGTAGTCGGAGCGGGACTTCTGCGGACGTGTCCTGACAGCGCTCGTCGATTTGCGCCGCGCGGTCGGCAAAGCGCTGCGTTGCGTCGGTGGGAAGTCCGAGGGAAAGGGTCGTCGGGTCGCGTGCCAGTTCGACCTCGCCGACCGGGGCCGGATCACTACTCGACGGGATCGGGTCGGTCGTCATCCCATACGTCTCGAGGAGGTCCCCGATCCGATCGAGTTCGGCCAGCAAATGAGCGCGTGTGGTCTCGTAAGACATTCGGCTGATGGCTGACTCAACACAGTCCGTTCCGATAAAATTTAGCCTATGGTGTAACAGTAAATACTATTACTGCGGAACCGAAACAACTGGAGTATCACAGCGATGGGACGATATTCTTCGCGTTCGGGGCGCTCGTCCGATGAGGAGACCGACTCCTCGTCCTCGGTTCAGCGACAACAGTCCACTGACTCGAGCGTATCAGTACACCGAATGAGTGACGAGGGGACGACAACGGCGGACTCGGCAGAGATGCCCGCGTCGTTGGGCTCGCTCGGGTCGACGGCAGAGCGAGTGCAGCGACTGAAAGAACACACCGACTCGTCGCAATCGGAGACCGCTTCGGACTCGATCGGCGCACTGGATGCTGCGGCACGCCTCCAGCGCGCGAAACAACGGACGGACTCGAGTCTCGGGCCGAAGTCGACTAGCGGGTTGGGCGCTGCCGAGCGCGTTCAGCGAATCAAAGAAACGTCCGGAACGGGGCCGTCTCGGACAGCCAGCGGTCCCCGTCTCGGCACCCAATCGAGTCGCAGTGTCTCGGGCGCACTCCAGCGCAGTGCGGAAGGCGGGGCTCAGAGCGGCGCGGCCGGTGAGACACAGGTCCCGGAGGGCGTTCGGGACGTCATCTCCTCACCCGGCCGGTCGCTGGATACGTCGATCCAGCGGGCGGTGGAAGACCGGATGAGTGATTCGCTGGGTGACGTGCGGATTCACACTGGGCCAAAAGCTGCGCAGGCGTGTGAGCAAATCAATGCTCGAGCGTTCACGGTCGGGAATCACGTCGCGTTTAATTCCGGCGAGTACGATCCGTCGTCGCCGGAAGGTCAGCACGTATTAGCCCACGAGTTAGCGCACGTTCGTCAACAGACTGGCGGTGCAGTGTCGATGCTGCCTCAGGAGGAGCTTGGCCTCGAGATCGATCCGGATCCACAGTTAGAGCGGGAGGCCGAGGAAACTGCTCAGCGCGTGATGCAGGGCGGAGAACTGGGAATTCAGCGGATGGGCGGGACGGAGGTACATGTTCAGCGGCTCCCGGAGGACAAACTCTTCGAGGCGATTGCGCTATTCGAGGCTGAAAATGAGAGCGGTGAGGCCAGTGAGTTCCGCGAGCAACAGAACGCAAACCGGTTGGCCCACCTCCACGATGTTGCAAACGAAGCCATTGAAAAGCAAGACAAGCAGGCAAGTCTGAGTACGAAACAGGAACTGCAGACATCGAATTCACCTGGTGCGAGGGAAACAGCAAAGGGATTCCCCTCGGAGGCGTCCCTCAAGTCCGATATCGAAGATCTCAAATCGAGCATCGACGCGGATCTCGACGATGTCGCTTTAACTGATGATCAGCGACGTCTGTTGAACGGCAACATTGAACTCAATACTTGGGATAAGGTCGCTTGGGGAACCATCAAGAAATCCTGAAGATCACCACGGCTCCCCAACTCGTCGCGCTAGCCACAAAAGGCCCCAAAGCAGCCGGAATCGATGTTGATAAACGAGGGAAACAGACGATCGGTCAATTGCGCCGGGGTGACATCAAGAGCCTTGACGACCTAAAGAACATCTGGCGACAGACTAACGGGACTCTTGAGGAGCGTGCTGAGCAGATCGAACAGGAGATTCGTGACAGTTCTTGGCTTGAGGAGGACTCGAAGGGTGTCGGTAAAGCGGGTGAGGTGAAATAATGAAAGCTGTCATCACTGGCGAAAATGATGAACGTGTTGGGGTTAACCTCCTCGATAATGACGATGCCGAGCACGTTATTGAAATGGAATTTGATGGAGAAATAAAGCATCATCAATGCGAGGAGTATGCTGACAATCCTGCTCTACGAATACGCGAAGAGTGCGAACACGTCGATCAGGCTCGCCGCTACGCCCGCTGGCACGTCTACCGCGAGCGAGGATACGACACGGTCCCGCCAACGGAGAACCCCGATCGACTGTTGGCGGCACTCCTCGGCATCGCCACGCTGTCAAAGACGGCATTTGAGGAGCACTTCGGAAATCTCGAGGAGCATCTTGAGCGTCACTACGACAACGCACCCGTCAACCTGCCGTTCCCAGACGCCGATCCGGACGACGCGATAATCTACCAGAAAGATGTGTATCTCGAGCCCGACCCGGTCGACTTCGAGCCGCCGGTCCTCGAGCAGTTCCTCGGGCGATTTGAAGGCGATGCGGATTCACCAGCGCTGGACGACGGCGATATTCCGCTCGAGGAGATGGACGACCTCAGGTTCAAGATCGAGGCTGTCTCGGAGATTCATACCCTCCACAATGACGGGCAAGGGACCGAACAGATCGACCACGGCGAGCAGCCACTCGATCGCGAACCCGACGTGCGAGTCGAATTGATGGCGTTCGATCCGGCGTCCGTTGACTCGTTCCAGCAGTACGTCGTTTCGCATCTGGCCTATCAGATTCGGGATCGGTTCCTGGTGATGGGCGTGAAACCGCCGGTCCCCTTCCGCGCACAAGGTTGGGGAACTTATGAAGGGTTTCAGTGCCAGAAGTTCTGCTCGCTGTACGACGAGTACTGGTCCAGTGAAGCGACGATCACCTCGTGGGACCCATCCTGACTTGCGCTCATCAATAGATGCCAGCCTGATTCAGCTGAGATCGAAATTTGTGTCATCAGGTGATCTCGGTCTCGAGCTCGATCTCGATCCGCGGTTAGAGCACTGAGCTGAGGAAACCACCTAGGGGTAATGAATGGCGACGAATGAGGGATCTAGCAGATGGCCAACGCTGGGTGACCTGTGCAGCGGACGGATTGGAACGCCGGATCGTCCAGTGCTGCCGCCGTGTCGATCGGCTATGTCTGCGCGAAGATATTCGGTGAAACTACTTCCATACTCGTTACCGCGGGCGAGACGCGGGATCTATGACGCGTTCTCGAGTACCTCCGTCACCCACGCGCGATTCGGATCGTCCGTCTCGTGCATCCATTCGACCAGTCGGTCCCGCATGTCTCGTCGTACCTCGTCGTATTCGGGGTGGTCGATCAGGTTGTGCAGTTCCGCTGGGTCCGCCTCGAGATCGTACAGTTCGTCGATATCAGGGCCGTTGTAGACGTACTTGTAGCGATTCGTACGGACCATTCGCTGGCTGTAGAGGCCGAACTCGTCGCCGTGATACTGGGCGAACGTCGAGTCGCGCCAGTCGCCGTCGTCGGGGACATCGCCGCCGTTCTCGAGGAGTGGCACTAGACTCCGCGAATCGAAACTATCGGGGGCGGGGACGTCCGCCATCTCGAGGAAGGTTGCCGCAAGGTCGTGAAGGTGAACTGGGGTTTCACAGGTCGAACCGCCATCAGCCACGCCCGGCCAGCGAACGTGCAGCGGGATGTGGTAGGTATCGTCGTACATCAGCGGCCCCTTGTTGAACTGGCGGTGACTCCCAGCAAAGTCGCCGTGATCTGAGGCGTGGATCACAGCCGTCTCCGCGGCCAGTCCCTGCTCCTCGAGGGTCTCGAGGATCCGCTCGAGTTGGTGGTCGATCAGCGTGACGAATCCCCAGTACTTCGCGATCGCTTCGGCCCAGAGGTCCCAGTCGAAGCCGGTGACGCCGCGGTAGGCGAGGTAGTTTGCGTGGACCTGCGGTTTCCCGTCGTAGGTCTCTGCGTAGCTCGGCGGCGGGTCGATCTCGTCGGGGTCGTACATCGAGGCGTACGGTTCCGGGACGACGTATGGATGATGCGGCCCGTAGAAATCCGCTCGGTGGAAGAAGGGACCGTCTCGGTCGCCGTCGGCGTGGCCCTCGATGGCGTCGATCGTTCGCTCTGCGAGGAAGTACGCCCGCGTGTCCTCGATGTCGACGGACGTCTTCGCCGCGACAAAGGTTCCCTCGGAGCCGTCTCTCGGATCGTCGCCCGTGTAGATCACCTCCTCAAGGTCTGCCTCGCCGACGGGGACGCCGCGCTCCTTGCGGTACTCGCGGAACGCTTCGTCGATGTCATCGTGATGTTTGTCGCTACCGCCGAGATACGAGAAACCGAAATCGGCGGGGGTCTGGTCGCGGCCGGCGTGCCACTTGCCCGTGTAGGTGAGGTCGTAGCCCGCCGCGACGAGTTCCTCCGAGAACGTCGGCAGGTCATCGGGAAGATTTACCCGAATCGCGTCCGGTTCGTGGCAGTTGTTCAGCATCCCGTGGCCGTGAGGGAACTGCCCGGTCAGCAGCGAGGCGCGGGCGCTCGAGCAGATACTGATCGGCGTGAACGCCCGTTCGAAGCGCATCCCCTCGCTCGAGAGGCGATCGGTCGCGGGCGTCTCGACCGGCGGTCCGTCGGGTGCACTGCAGTCGTATCGCTCCTGATCAGTGAGCACGAAGAGGACGTTCGGACGAGTGTCGGCGTCATCGTCGGCCATCGGGCGAGGTACATCGCCGTCGTAGTTAATGATAGGACCTGCACTCGGGAGTGCCGTTCCTGCGGATACAGAGGACACCCCCGTGTAAACCCCACCGTTCATTAGACACCCGTTCGACAGTTCACCCGTGCCGAGTGCGTACTGTGGTGAGTGTGAGTGGCAGTACCGAGCCGACGGGGACGACGCGAGCGAACTCAGCCGCGCGATGATCGATCACTTCGTCGAGACCGGTCACTCGCCGGTCGAGCGGTGCGACGCGGACGATCACCTCGAGAAACGTGATGACGAGCGGGCGTCAGAAGAGCGGTCGGAGCGGCTACCGGAGTCGGTGGCGGACTCGGATCTGAGCTTCGAGTGACTCAGGCGACATCGTCAAACGTCGGCCGCTCGAGGTCGCCCGGGAACTCGTCGACCGGTACCTGCGTCTGGTCGCCCGAGTCCATGTCCTTGATCGTGACCTCGTCGTTCGCGAGGTCCTGTTCGCCGACGATGACGACCGTCTCGGCGTTGATCGAATCGGCGTAATCGAGCTGTGCGCCGAAGGAACGGCCGGCGATGTCGGTCTCGACGACGTGACCCTGGTCGCGCAGTTCCTGCACGATCCGGGCCGCGTCCGCTCGCGTGTCACCGATCTGCAGGACGTAGTAGTCCGTCGTCACCTCTTCGTCGGGCCAGACGCCCGCCCGCTGGCAGAGGAGCGACAGCGTCGCGTGTCCCGGCGCGACGCCGACCGCGGGCGTCGGCTGGCCGCCAAAGCTCTCGATGAGGTCGTCGTAGCGACCGCCGCCGAAGATCGACCGGGAGACCTCGCCGGTCGAGTCGAAACATTCGAAGACGACGCCGGTGTAGTAGTCTAGTCCGCGGGCCGTCTCGAGCGAGATGGTACAGTACTCGCGGGCACCGAAGTCTTCGGCGGCGGCGAGCACGTTTTGGAGATTTGTGACGGCAGCCGTCACGCGCTCGGTGTCGGCGAACGCCTCGACTTCGTCGAGATCGCCGGCGGCGATGAGGTCATCGAACTCGGCGGCCTGCTCGGCCGACAGGCCAGCCTCGATGAGCAGATCGTGGTACTCGGCCTGGGAAATCTTGTCTGACTTGTCGACCGCGCGGATCGCGGCCTCCGTGTCGACGTCGGTGTCGTAGCTCTCGAGGACGCCTCCGAGGATATCCCGGTGGGAGATCCGGAATTCAAAGTGCTCGCCGGTGAGACCGAGCCCCGTGAGGGCGTCGGCTGCCCACGCCAGGATCTCGGCGTCGGCCTCGGGCTCCGAGGAGCCGAAGATATCGACGTTAGTCTGATAGAACTCGCGGTAGCGGCCCTGCTGGACCTGCTCGTAGCGCCAGAACGGGCGCGTGGAGACCCACTTGATCGGCTTCGAGAGCTCCTGTTGTTTCGCGACGACCATCCGTGCGACGGTCGGCGTCAGTTCGGGCGTCAGCGTGACGTGGCG
This genomic stretch from Natrinema sp. SYSU A 869 harbors:
- a CDS encoding bifunctional nuclease family protein is translated as MQASIDAVRVAGTPEGPVPVVVLAIEDESDVVPIFIGFSEATSIARGLEAEDIGRPLTHDLLLDVMEELGSRIDHIVVNEIEKRGDGQGGTYIADIHLETPRGETVIDARPSDSLALAARTNAAIEITEDVFEDSRDDSEKFDELEDIRNVSGEI
- a CDS encoding sulfatase-like hydrolase/transferase, giving the protein MADDDADTRPNVLFVLTDQERYDCSAPDGPPVETPATDRLSSEGMRFERAFTPISICSSARASLLTGQFPHGHGMLNNCHEPDAIRVNLPDDLPTFSEELVAAGYDLTYTGKWHAGRDQTPADFGFSYLGGSDKHHDDIDEAFREYRKERGVPVGEADLEEVIYTGDDPRDGSEGTFVAAKTSVDIEDTRAYFLAERTIDAIEGHADGDRDGPFFHRADFYGPHHPYVVPEPYASMYDPDEIDPPPSYAETYDGKPQVHANYLAYRGVTGFDWDLWAEAIAKYWGFVTLIDHQLERILETLEEQGLAAETAVIHASDHGDFAGSHRQFNKGPLMYDDTYHIPLHVRWPGVADGGSTCETPVHLHDLAATFLEMADVPAPDSFDSRSLVPLLENGGDVPDDGDWRDSTFAQYHGDEFGLYSQRMVRTNRYKYVYNGPDIDELYDLEADPAELHNLIDHPEYDEVRRDMRDRLVEWMHETDDPNRAWVTEVLENAS
- a CDS encoding DUF4129 domain-containing protein, which translates into the protein MFRSDEDASETAVADDDTEAAMDPAATGETSSAADETLSFRELWRAFARRVAPGRWRTRTPGEIERRALSKGYPREPVRKLTTLFREVEYGGRPRSRSHRERAAEAYDAVEHARAAETEATADEKEAAERDGDEGRSASPTERTREMESDTEGES
- a CDS encoding ATP-binding protein, which codes for MSYETTRAHLLAELDRIGDLLETYGMTTDPIPSSSDPAPVGEVELARDPTTLSLGLPTDATQRFADRAAQIDERCQDTSAEVPLRLRILTDRFDLSRAHLDVFLLSLAPEVDADYQDFFRELHGDTVTHPTVGLITELFSRTEEEGLAATALIGPSSLLRQHDLVRLSDPVEPSRSRQHRLVTVDQRLVSYLEGHVDLDPALEHVAALSTPDRTLEDLPLESALRDRLERVDADSSGRYYFYGPDDDEREAAINALADDRLLRASLPAVLEADAVERLHREALLQDCPVHLTDADVLSERESDRTLEEIFDRFSDLHCDLFVTGTEAWRPTGTTVGVDAILEFPRPSIETRRAFWEDRADELPADLEPAVLAGTFELTRGQLEAALATARSLASGDDLTADDIYEGCRAQSAGGLGELAQRIEPASDWDDIQLREKTNRELRLIRDHIANRARVYREWGFAEEFARGTGVVALFKGKSGTGKTMAAEVLADDVGMALYKIDLSSVVSKYIGETEENLERIFRAANHSNAILLFDEADSIFGDRAEVSDATDRYANVEVNYLLQRIESYDGVVVLTTNHASNIDSAFERRIDHTVTFTRPKGPVREAIWAGVFPDDAPLGDLDYEFLSSLDLTGGQIRKIGQTAAILAAGDDRRIEMRHVVRALEQEFGARGQLLRSIDFGEHRRHLRSVDDDGQTGTDGRSADADEEAVGRSPEAVIRRFFELLDAGKGDHARELYHSRTLAEEFSRKELAMIAHGDLSVAGEIDRVRDDHDRVILEFDRELNGDRTPRSYELRPEDDVWRIFNVERVRENDVVVN
- the hisE gene encoding phosphoribosyl-ATP diphosphatase, whose product is MDETLEELFAVIEDRKETLPEDSYTASLFTHEKGENEVLEKLGEETTELVLAAKDNDHEEIAHESADIVYHLLVLLAMKDMELSDLEAELEARR
- the hisS gene encoding histidine--tRNA ligase, whose protein sequence is MYDRIKGFRDFYPGEMSARRATIDVVEDTAREYGFREIGTPALERAEMWTDKSGDDIVDELYSFEDQSGRHVTLTPELTPTVARMVVAKQQELSKPIKWVSTRPFWRYEQVQQGRYREFYQTNVDIFGSSEPEADAEILAWAADALTGLGLTGEHFEFRISHRDILGGVLESYDTDVDTEAAIRAVDKSDKISQAEYHDLLIEAGLSAEQAAEFDDLIAAGDLDEVEAFADTERVTAAVTNLQNVLAAAEDFGAREYCTISLETARGLDYYTGVVFECFDSTGEVSRSIFGGGRYDDLIESFGGQPTPAVGVAPGHATLSLLCQRAGVWPDEEVTTDYYVLQIGDTRADAARIVQELRDQGHVVETDIAGRSFGAQLDYADSINAETVVIVGEQDLANDEVTIKDMDSGDQTQVPVDEFPGDLERPTFDDVA
- a CDS encoding DUF4157 domain-containing protein, which codes for MSDEGTTTADSAEMPASLGSLGSTAERVQRLKEHTDSSQSETASDSIGALDAAARLQRAKQRTDSSLGPKSTSGLGAAERVQRIKETSGTGPSRTASGPRLGTQSSRSVSGALQRSAEGGAQSGAAGETQVPEGVRDVISSPGRSLDTSIQRAVEDRMSDSLGDVRIHTGPKAAQACEQINARAFTVGNHVAFNSGEYDPSSPEGQHVLAHELAHVRQQTGGAVSMLPQEELGLEIDPDPQLEREAEETAQRVMQGGELGIQRMGGTEVHVQRLPEDKLFEAIALFEAENESGEASEFREQQNANRLAHLHDVANEAIEKQDKQASLSTKQELQTSNSPGARETAKGFPSEASLKSDIEDLKSSIDADLDDVALTDDQRRLLNGNIELNTWDKVAWGTIKKS